The Imtechella halotolerans DNA window GTCCAAGTGTCTCCATGATGTTATATACATCTGCTTGGATCCGATCGATCTTTTCTTCATCGCTAAGTTCAAAAGCGTCATTGCGCAAAGGCGTCTCTGCTGAAGAAGCAATATGGTCATCTCCGAAGGCGTCAAATTCTTCTTCCAGTGCGTTGTCCATTTTCATTGAGTGCATTTTTAAGTCTGCAAAGATAGCTATTAAAAGGAATATATGAGAGGACAGAAATTGATAAATTAAGGGTTTTGTAGGAGGAGTTTCGTAAATATTTCTTAAATTTCGCTTGTTAACCAGCCTTTTATGAAGATTTTGCCTCGCTTCTTGCTGATTCTTACAACAATAGTGTTTTCTTGCGCTATTAACTATGGTCAAACCTCGTTTTGTCCAGTGGTTGATGCTGGCAACAACATTACACTTGACTGTAATAATTCTTCAGCTACTTTGACTGTTGATTTTGTCCGTACAGGTCTTACCACTAGTTATGATGTTTCTTCCATTGCTTATAATCCTCCCTTTCCCTACAGAGGGCCAGGGTCACCTACAAATCCAATAAGTGTAGGTTTGGATGATGTCTGGTCTGATGTTATTGACTTGCCGTTTAATTTTTGCTTTTTTGAAGGGATCCATGATAATATTCAGGTAGGTTCTAATGGTAATATGACGTTTAAAGAAAAGAGTACAGGTCCTGATCAAAATAGTTTTCAATTGATAAACGGGACCGAATATCTTACGCTTCCAAACACTGAATTTTCAATGGCAGAGGTGAATATTTTTGGTGTTTTTCATGATTTGGATCCTACTATTAATGCTAATCAAGCGGATGGGCCTTATATAGCCTGGGACGTTATGGGAGTAGCACCTTGTAGAGCATTTGTAGTGAGTTTTTCTAATGTTGCTCATTATGATGATCGATGTAATGATTTGACATCTACTTTTATGATGGTCATGTATGAGACAACTAACATAATAGAAGTATATGTGCAAGATAAGCCTATATGTGATGATTGGCAAATGGGGGGTGCTGTAATTGGAATTCAGGATATGGATGCGATAAGATCAGTAACACCTGACCAAAGAAACAATGGTCAGTGGGGGGGGACTGGCATTAACGAGGCATGGCGATTTACACCCAACGGGGATCCTAACTATAGCATAGAATGGTCGGATGATAGTGGGAATATTGTCGGGGATACGGAATCCATTACGGTTTCTCCTGAAGTCACAACTACCTACAGAGCAAAGATTACTTATACAAATTGTGATTTGGAAGAGGAGGTGTTTTTTGATGAAACTACAGTTGTCGTTAACAGGCCTTATAACATTCCCGATTTGGGACCAAACCAGCAACGCTGTGAAGGTACAGGAGGAGTAGTTCTTGATGCCACTGCTAGTAGTTCATCAGTTTCGTATCAATGGTTTAAAGATGGGGTCCTTTTGAATTCAGAAACTTCACCTCAATATACGGTAGTGGAAGGAGAAAGCGGATTGTATTCAGTAACTGTGGATGATGGGCAAGGGTGTGTGCAAAGTGAAGAAGTGCAAATTGATTTTGTAGCCAATCCGACTGTGGTACCTATTGCTAATTATACCTTGTGTGACATTGATGGAGATGGGGAGGCTGTTTTTGATTTAACCTCCAAGGATGTAGAAATAGCAGATGGACAAGATGTGATGGTTAGCTATCACCTCACACAAAATGAAGCAGAAAATGGAGCTGGTAACTTGATGAGTCCCTATCAGTCTTCTTCTCAAGTAATATGGGTTAGGATGGAGGACGTAAGTACCGGATGTAGGTCGGTTACCTCCTTTAATTTAGTAGTTGCCACTAGTCCAATGGTTCAAACCGTAACCATAAACGAGTGTGATGATGCTTCAGAGGATGGATATGCTGTATTTGATCTTACAACTGCTCAAGCTGAAATAGTAGCACCTTCAAATGAAATCGATTTTGTATTTACCTACTATCATGATTCTGAACTCAACTCACCGATTTTAGCTCCTGATACCTATACGAATACATCAGCAGGTTCAGAGGTGGTTTATGTTTCCATTGAAAATGCACAAGGATGTAGTGCTCAAACGACTCTTACCTTGTCAGTAAATTCACTACCACCATTTTCACCAAGTTCAGACATGTATTATTGTGAAGTTGACACAGATGAGGTAGAAACTATTCCTTTAACGGAATTTGATAATTTTATTTTAGAAGGAGCCGATGGATCCGGGTACTCAATTACCTACCATCTGAATGTAAGTGATGCGGAAAATGGGATTTCTCCAATTTCCGATCCTTTTACAAATACGAGTAATCCACAGCAATTGGTAGCTAGGGTGGAGGAAATCACAACAAATTGTTATAAAGTATATGCATTTAACCTCCATATAGCTTCAAGCCCTCAATTGGTGACTGGAACTCAAATGCAGGAATGTGATACTTCCAATGGCGCTAATACCGCTGTGTTTGATCTCATGGCTGTTTCTGATGACTTACTGTCTTCTGGAAATTCAGCTGATTTTGAATTTTCATTTTACACAGACAGTAATTTAAGTAACCAGATTAATAGTCCTTCGTCCTTTACCAATACATCGAATCCGCAAATGGTGTATGTAAGGGCTAGGAATAGAGATACAGGTTGTGAAGGGAGTACAACTTTAGAATTAGAGGTGTTGCCAAAACCTTTTGTGGCATTGCCTCCCAATGTGATATTATGTTCGGACGACACCAATGGGGTGTTGTTAGGAGCGGATTTAGGGAATAACATTTTGTATCAATGGAACAATGGCGCTACAACACCTACTATTACTGTGTTTACTCCTGGAGATTATTATGTCTTAATTACCGATACCATGACAGGATGTATATTTACAAGTAATACAACGAGTGTTTCTCTAGCATCCGTTCCTGATTTTACCCCAGAAATTAGACAATCTCCAGCTTTTATGGGAAATCATACTATAGAAGTAGTGGTAAGGGAATCAGGAGATTATGAGTATCGATTAGATAACGGAATGTATCAGATGTCAGGCGTTTTTACTAATGTGGTTCCAGGTCAACATTTTATTACCATTCGAGAACGTAATGGTTGTGGAGAACTTGTGGTGGAGGCTTTGGTGTTGGACTATTTACGCTTTTTCACTCCTAATGGCGATGGGTATACAGATAATTGGAATATAATAGGTTTAGAAAACCAACCGTCAGCAGAAATCTATCTGTTTGATAGGTATGGGAAGTTTATTAAGCAATTGGATCCAACAGGCCCTGGATGGGATGGTACGTATAACGGAAGAATGCTTCCATCTACGGACTATTGGTTTAAAGTTATTTATACAGACCCAAGTGATAATTCAAAACGTGAGTTTAGGAGTCATTTTAGTCTTAAAAGATAAAAAGAAAAGCCACTCGTAAGAGCGGCTTTCTTTAAGTTGATATGGATAATACTTAAAGTTTAATTCCTATACTCATCATTACATTGTTGAATTTACTTGAGGTGGTAGCGGCATCAGTAAGTCCCACATTATATAGGGATCGATATGAGTCTTGCTTGGCGTGATCGTAAGCAATATCTAAAGAAACTGCGCCAAAATTATAGCCTATTCCAAGAGAGTATCCGTTAAGTTCTCCTACTGTTCTTTCGTTTTTATAAGGACTTTCCTCAAGTCGATAACCTGCGCGAAGACTTACATTGTCCACGCGTAATTCACCACCAATTCTGTATGAAGATGCATCCTTTAATTGGTTTGAAATGATTGAATTTTGATCTCTAAAATAAGAATCACTTGTTGGACGAAACTCTGCATTGGCATAATTTTTTCTACTGTAATCAAAACTTATTAGGCCGTATTTTCCAAATACATAGGCGAGACTTCCAGTAATCTTGGACGGGGTCATTAATTTATAGGTTTCGTAGATGTTGATCACATTGGGTTCCACAACATCGGTGAATTCCGTAAACGTTCCGTCTCCATTGTCTACCTCACTTACAGTAAATAGTGATTGAATCAGCTCATCATTTATGTTATACCAGGTAGGGGATTGGTAGGTGGCACCAATTCTTAATTCATCAGACAATTTGGCTATAGCTCCTAATTGAAAGGAGAATCCAGATCCATAAGTTTTTAGATCGTTTTCAAAACCAATCTCCTGTATCGTTGAATTAGATGCAAATCCTATTTCCGAAAGGTAGGTGTATTTGGAAAAATCAATCGCATGAGCGTTTAAGTTTGCTCCCAGATATAGCTTATCCTTGTATTGGGTGGCAAAGTTGAATGTTATTTTGTAATTATATCCAGTGGTTGCCATAAAATACTCTTGATCTACTGTGCCGTATGAAGCATTTGAGACATATTGGGTGTTTTCTGGGTCATTAGATATTGGATTTATGAGATAAGCTTGATAGGCAAGGAAAGCTTGTTGAGCTCCATAACCTCTATTTTCTCCTAACCAACGATAGACCTCCGTAACATTTTCCCCATCATATACTTCGATGTCGTCAAGAGTTACGCCATTGGCATAAGATAAAAAATACTTGTCTATTGAATTATTTGGATTGAATCCTGCAACAAATACATTGTTGTTGAAGCTGTTTGAATTTTCCACATTAAAACCTACAGCAATTTTTCTCCAATTAGCTTCTTTAGATTGGTTGTTGAAGACCAAGACACCACCAATTTGACTAAGATCAAATTTAGACTTGGAATCAGTTGCTAAAGTTCCGAAGTAAAGTGAATTATTACGAATGCTGCTATTTCCAAATGTGGCACCAACTTCTCCTGTGGAAAACACAGCTGACCCAGCTGGATTGGCAGACATCGCGGATAGGTCACCACCTAAAGCCCCGAAAGCACCGCTTAGCGCTCTGTATCTTGCTGTACCCCCTAACTGCTCACTTGAATAACGATAGGCGTCATTTATGTCTTGTGCTTGGGTGGTAGAAACTGCTAATGCAGCTATTAAGAAAGAGAAAACCTTTTTCATGTGTAAATGTTTTTTTTTGATTAAGAACGAAAAATAATGCCCATAATTATCTGATTTGTAGATATAATATGGGCATAAATGTTAGTAAGCTATGGATCAGCCTCCTCTTCTTCCTCCTGAACTAGAACGTCCACCTGAACTACTGCTTGAACTTCTGGAAGAGCTGGAGCTGCTTCGAGTAGGAGCACTATAATTGGAGCTTCTAGAGGAAGATGATGGTGTATAGTTTGAACTTCTACGAGTTGTAGGAACACTGTTATTTGGCGTATAGGTCCTACTTCTATTCTGATAACTAGAAGGTGAGTAGGTTCTTGAACGCACATTGTTTACCGTCGTATTTGGTCTGGAAGTTGTTGAGTTATAGCTACGATTCGCAGTACTGGTTCGTGATCTATTGGTAGTACCATCCACACTAACACGAGTTCTTCCGGTATTGTAGTTATAATAACTATCCCTAGTTGTACGATTATTGTTTGCAGAAGTGTAAGCCCTGTTAGTAGTAGTTGAAGCGCGTCTAGTAGTCGCTACATTACGAGTACCGTAGGTAGTTCTTGAGCCTACAGTTGAATAGCTGCCTCGTCTTCCTGTATTGTAGGCCACATTGTTACTTCTGTAGTAATTGTAGTGTGGATAGTGATAGTATCCTCCACCATACCATCCATAGTACGATGGGTAGTAGTGGCTCCAACCAATCCCATAGTATCCTCCCCAATAAGGATTGTAATATCCATTCCATGCAAATCCAGAATTCCAGTACCAAGGGTCATTCCATCCCCACCATCCTGAGTTCCAATAATTATATCCTCTATACCAACGGTTCCATCCCCAATTGTTATTGTATATATTTATAGAGAAATCCGTGGTGTTATCTCCCCACCCGGCATAACTATTATAGTCGGATTCGTAATTTGGGTCGTAATCTCCGGTCCCTGAATAATTGTCAATATCCGTAAAATATAAACTATCGTTTTCGTTGGCTATTGCTTCGTATTCTTGGGCTTTATAATTAAAATAATCTCTATATATAGATCTGTTGTCGTCCTTTACAGGTCTTTCATATGAATTGTCCGATAGTGTTGAAGAGGAATAAATTCCGTCATTATCGTAGTATGATGCGCCTTGGAAGGAACCACAAGATGTCAAGAGCAGAAAACCTGCTACCGGAAGCACTTTGTGTACATTGTTTTTTAAAGGGTTGAGATTCTTCATCATTACTAAAATTTTATTGTTGGACATAACAAAAATAGTTAGTTTTGCGCAAACTATTTGATATTTAACTAAGTCGCAATATTTGTGCCAAACTATAGCAATGAGTAAGAGTTTAACAAAACGTAGTGAGGACTATTCTAAATGGTATAATGAATTGGTTGTCAAGGCCGATCTAGCCGAGAATTCCGGAGTAAGAGGTTGCATGGTTATTAAACCTTATGGATATGCCATATGGGAAAAGATGCAAGCTCAATTGGATAAAATGTTTAAAGAAACCGGACATGAAAATGCCTATTTTCCACTTTTTGTGCCCAAAAGTCTATTTGAAGCTGAAGAAAAGAATGCGGAAGGTTTTGCCAAAGAATGTGCCGTAGTTACGCACTACCGATTAAAAAATGATCCGGATAATAAAGGGAAACTGATGGTTGATCCAGAGGCCAAACTGGAAGAGGAGTTGGTGGTACGTCCTACTAGTGAGGCGATTATATGGAGTACATATAAAAACTGGATTCAATCCTATAGAGATTTACCTATATTGATCAATCAATGGGCTAATGTAGTTCGTTGGGAAATGCGTACTCGATTGTTTTTACGTACTGCTGAGTTCTTGTGGCAAGAAGGTCATACGGCGCATGCAACACGTGAAGAGGCAATTGCTGAGGCTGTACAGATGATGGATGTATATGCTGAATTTGCTGAAAACTTTATGGCTGTTCCTGTTATTAAGGGGGTGAAGACTGAAAGCGAGCGTTTTGCTGGGGCAGAAGATACCTACTGTATTGAGGCTTTGATGCAGGATGGAAAAGCTTTGCAGGCAGGGACATCCCATTTTTTAGGACAGAATTTTGCTAAAGCTTTCGATGTTAAGTTTACTTCCAATGAAGGTAAGCAGGATTATGTTTGGGCAACTTCTTGGGGGGTTTCTACTCGATTGATGGGTGCTCTGATTATGACCCATAGTGATGATAATGGCTTAGTATTACCACCTAAACTAGCACCTATTCAAGTGGTTATTGTACCGATTTACAAAGGTGATGATCAATTAGAGGCCATTAGATCTCGAATTAATCCATTGATGAAGGAATTGCGTGATAAAGGTATATCCGTTAAATTTGATGATAGAGATACTCATAAACCAGGATTTAAATTTAATGAGTACGAATTGAAAGGGGTTCCTGTTCGTATTGCTATCGGGCAGCGAGATATGGAAAATAACACCTTTGAAATAGCTCGTAGGGATACCTTATCAAAGGAAACCGTTTCTGGAGAAGTAGTGGTTTCCTATATATCCAATTTATTAGAAGATATTCAAAATACGATTTTTCAGAAGGCATTAGACTATCGTGCAACACATATAACTGAAGTTACTTCATTTGATGAATTTGTGGAAGTGCTAGAGTCTAAGGGAGGATTTATATCTGCTCATTGGGATGGAACAGCCGAAACGGAAGAAAAAATCAAGGAACTTACTAAGGCAACCATCCGTTGTATTCCTATAGATGGTGTAGAAGAGGAAGGTATTTGTGTGTTTAGTGGAAATCCATCCAATCGTAAAGTGTTGTTTGCCAAAGCGTATTAAAAAAAATGCGATTTTTTTTTAATAAACTATTGCTTCGTATCAAAATAGTTGTATTTTTGCATCCGCATTTTGAAACAAACAACGGTCCGTTCGTCTAGGGGTTAGGACGCCAGGTTTTCATCCTGGTAACAGGGGTTCGATTCCCCTACGGACTACAAAAGTTCTTTAAAAGGAATTACTGAAAGCAAATAAGTGAAATTCACTTAGTACCAATGGTCCGTTCGTCTAGGGGTTAGGACGCCAGGTTTTCATCCTGGTAACAGGGGTTCGATTCCCCTACGGACTACTAAAACAAATTAACAGAAACGCAAATAGGTTTCTGACAACAAAAACAATTTTTAAGAAACAATGGCAAATCATAAGTCAGCATTAAAGAGAATCAGAAGAAACGAGGCGGCTCGCTTGAGAAACAAATATCAGCATAAAACTACCCGTAATGCTATCAAGAAGCTACGTGGTTTAGAAGATGCTAAGGAAGCAGCTACTTTGTTGCCAACTGTAGTAGCCATGATTGATAAATTGGCTAAAAGAAACATTATTCACAGCAATAAGGCTTCAAACTTGAAAAGTAGCTTAACAAAGCATGTGACTAAATTAGCCGCTTAATTAAACGGTAATTTAGAATAGTATATAGCGCTCCTATTAGGGGCGCTTTTTTTATTTATATCCCTAGTGTCTTGGATGGAGTTAGTAGATGTGAATGTATATATGGAAATTAGTAATTAATGAAAAAGGACACCATTGGTGTCCTTTTTGGTAAGTAGGAAGTTTTAATCTGATTTGGGGCAAATTATCTTCCAGTACGTTTTGTCTGTCTCGTTAAAATCTTTTAAGGTGTCTAATCTCATTAACATTTCAACACTGCTAAAGTAATATTTTTTTTCATATTACCGACTAAGTGTAATATAAATTCGATGAAATGCATTTAAAATCTATAAATTGTAGTATTAACCCTTCTTTTGAACTACCTAATATAAAAAAAACCCTCGAATAGAGGGTTTTGGATAATAGATTTATAGGTAGTGTTATTGATTCATGGTAAGTAAAAACTCATCATTGTTTTTTGTTTGCTTGATACGATTTTCCATAAATTCCATAGCCTCTACAGGATTCATATCGGCTAGGTATTTACGCATAATCCACATGCGTTGTATGGTTACTTCATCTAAAAGAAGATCGTCACGTCGAGTAGATGAGGAAATAAGGTCAATGGCAGGGAAAATACGACGATTCGCGATGCGTCTATCGAGTTGTAATTCCATGTTACCCGTACCCTTGAATTCTTCAAATATAACTTCATCCATTTTAGAGCCAGTCTCGGTAAGAGCTGTAGCTATAATAGAAAGAGAACCTCCGCCTTCTATGTTACGAGCAGCACCAA harbors:
- a CDS encoding T9SS type B sorting domain-containing protein, whose amino-acid sequence is MKILPRFLLILTTIVFSCAINYGQTSFCPVVDAGNNITLDCNNSSATLTVDFVRTGLTTSYDVSSIAYNPPFPYRGPGSPTNPISVGLDDVWSDVIDLPFNFCFFEGIHDNIQVGSNGNMTFKEKSTGPDQNSFQLINGTEYLTLPNTEFSMAEVNIFGVFHDLDPTINANQADGPYIAWDVMGVAPCRAFVVSFSNVAHYDDRCNDLTSTFMMVMYETTNIIEVYVQDKPICDDWQMGGAVIGIQDMDAIRSVTPDQRNNGQWGGTGINEAWRFTPNGDPNYSIEWSDDSGNIVGDTESITVSPEVTTTYRAKITYTNCDLEEEVFFDETTVVVNRPYNIPDLGPNQQRCEGTGGVVLDATASSSSVSYQWFKDGVLLNSETSPQYTVVEGESGLYSVTVDDGQGCVQSEEVQIDFVANPTVVPIANYTLCDIDGDGEAVFDLTSKDVEIADGQDVMVSYHLTQNEAENGAGNLMSPYQSSSQVIWVRMEDVSTGCRSVTSFNLVVATSPMVQTVTINECDDASEDGYAVFDLTTAQAEIVAPSNEIDFVFTYYHDSELNSPILAPDTYTNTSAGSEVVYVSIENAQGCSAQTTLTLSVNSLPPFSPSSDMYYCEVDTDEVETIPLTEFDNFILEGADGSGYSITYHLNVSDAENGISPISDPFTNTSNPQQLVARVEEITTNCYKVYAFNLHIASSPQLVTGTQMQECDTSNGANTAVFDLMAVSDDLLSSGNSADFEFSFYTDSNLSNQINSPSSFTNTSNPQMVYVRARNRDTGCEGSTTLELEVLPKPFVALPPNVILCSDDTNGVLLGADLGNNILYQWNNGATTPTITVFTPGDYYVLITDTMTGCIFTSNTTSVSLASVPDFTPEIRQSPAFMGNHTIEVVVRESGDYEYRLDNGMYQMSGVFTNVVPGQHFITIRERNGCGELVVEALVLDYLRFFTPNGDGYTDNWNIIGLENQPSAEIYLFDRYGKFIKQLDPTGPGWDGTYNGRMLPSTDYWFKVIYTDPSDNSKREFRSHFSLKR
- a CDS encoding OmpP1/FadL family transporter, whose protein sequence is MKKVFSFLIAALAVSTTQAQDINDAYRYSSEQLGGTARYRALSGAFGALGGDLSAMSANPAGSAVFSTGEVGATFGNSSIRNNSLYFGTLATDSKSKFDLSQIGGVLVFNNQSKEANWRKIAVGFNVENSNSFNNNVFVAGFNPNNSIDKYFLSYANGVTLDDIEVYDGENVTEVYRWLGENRGYGAQQAFLAYQAYLINPISNDPENTQYVSNASYGTVDQEYFMATTGYNYKITFNFATQYKDKLYLGANLNAHAIDFSKYTYLSEIGFASNSTIQEIGFENDLKTYGSGFSFQLGAIAKLSDELRIGATYQSPTWYNINDELIQSLFTVSEVDNGDGTFTEFTDVVEPNVINIYETYKLMTPSKITGSLAYVFGKYGLISFDYSRKNYANAEFRPTSDSYFRDQNSIISNQLKDASSYRIGGELRVDNVSLRAGYRLEESPYKNERTVGELNGYSLGIGYNFGAVSLDIAYDHAKQDSYRSLYNVGLTDAATTSSKFNNVMMSIGIKL
- the proS gene encoding proline--tRNA ligase; translated protein: MSKSLTKRSEDYSKWYNELVVKADLAENSGVRGCMVIKPYGYAIWEKMQAQLDKMFKETGHENAYFPLFVPKSLFEAEEKNAEGFAKECAVVTHYRLKNDPDNKGKLMVDPEAKLEEELVVRPTSEAIIWSTYKNWIQSYRDLPILINQWANVVRWEMRTRLFLRTAEFLWQEGHTAHATREEAIAEAVQMMDVYAEFAENFMAVPVIKGVKTESERFAGAEDTYCIEALMQDGKALQAGTSHFLGQNFAKAFDVKFTSNEGKQDYVWATSWGVSTRLMGALIMTHSDDNGLVLPPKLAPIQVVIVPIYKGDDQLEAIRSRINPLMKELRDKGISVKFDDRDTHKPGFKFNEYELKGVPVRIAIGQRDMENNTFEIARRDTLSKETVSGEVVVSYISNLLEDIQNTIFQKALDYRATHITEVTSFDEFVEVLESKGGFISAHWDGTAETEEKIKELTKATIRCIPIDGVEEEGICVFSGNPSNRKVLFAKAY
- the rpsT gene encoding 30S ribosomal protein S20, which translates into the protein MANHKSALKRIRRNEAARLRNKYQHKTTRNAIKKLRGLEDAKEAATLLPTVVAMIDKLAKRNIIHSNKASNLKSSLTKHVTKLAA